A genomic window from Rattus norvegicus strain BN/NHsdMcwi chromosome 9, GRCr8, whole genome shotgun sequence includes:
- the Girdinl1 gene encoding uncharacterized protein Girdinl1 isoform X2 — protein sequence MFRQLLRLFRKESVDQGETTPGQREAEPLSSETGRRKSFWGRLGFGRKASSQNVISKQEECLKELEELKFEIQKCQFERDELYQILDLYIYDEWDHRLHVELPVLQSEHEMRMMAMQMMTNSISDAMERYKELIQVNSSYRIRHSQLLREKTQLKNNIQILLNEKSELLVEQTELPASSVEAKRLCEEAGMNIYDPRAKQQQV from the exons atgtttcgccagctgctcaggctatttcggaaggaaagtgttgatcaaggagaaaccacaccaggtcagagggaagctgaacCCCTCTcgagtgaaacaggaaggaggaaatcattctggggaaggcttg gttttggtaggaaggcatcatcccaaaatgtcatcagtaagcaagaggagtgtctaaaggaactggaggaactcaaatttgaaatccagaagtgtcaattcgagagggatgaactttatcaaatcctggatctttatatctatgatgagtgggaccacag gctgcatgtcgaattgccagtccttcaatccgaacatgagatgagaatgatggctatgcaaatgatgaccaactcaataagtgatgccatggagaggtacaaggagctcatacaagtgaacagttcctaccg catcaggcactcccagctcctgcgtgaaaaaactcaattgaagaacaatatacagattttgctgaatgagaagagcgaactgctggtggagcagactgaactgccagcatcctctgtggaggcaaagaggctctgtgaagaggccggaatgaacatctatgaccccagagccaagcaacagcag gtctga
- the Girdinl1 gene encoding uncharacterized protein Girdinl1 isoform X4, translating into MWPIYIQPPKLGFGRKASSQNVISKQEECLKELEELKFEIQKCQFERDELYQILDLYIYDEWDHRLHVELPVLQSEHEMRMMAMQMMTNSISDAMERYKELIQVNSSYRIRHSQLLREKTQLKNNIQILLNEKSELLVEQTELPASSVEAKRLCEEAGMNIYDPRAKQQQV; encoded by the exons atgtggcccatatatatacagccaccaaaactag gttttggtaggaaggcatcatcccaaaatgtcatcagtaagcaagaggagtgtctaaaggaactggaggaactcaaatttgaaatccagaagtgtcaattcgagagggatgaactttatcaaatcctggatctttatatctatgatgagtgggaccacag gctgcatgtcgaattgccagtccttcaatccgaacatgagatgagaatgatggctatgcaaatgatgaccaactcaataagtgatgccatggagaggtacaaggagctcatacaagtgaacagttcctaccg catcaggcactcccagctcctgcgtgaaaaaactcaattgaagaacaatatacagattttgctgaatgagaagagcgaactgctggtggagcagactgaactgccagcatcctctgtggaggcaaagaggctctgtgaagaggccggaatgaacatctatgaccccagagccaagcaacagcag gtctga